One genomic segment of Chitinophaga sancti includes these proteins:
- a CDS encoding sigma-70 family RNA polymerase sigma factor: MGQAAVHIDEHLLIERLIADDPGARELLYDYYGPALFSLILQVVPDNKKAEDILITVFVRIYSEVYSYKQSGNTTLFGWMMRLTREIAFSEGSYADGEIMGGVAIQGYHSLHRFTNTLPQEKQKIFYLCYFKGLPKEAVARMMGVEAEMVAGQMREIMVAFRNFLRN; the protein is encoded by the coding sequence TTGGGACAGGCTGCTGTTCATATTGATGAGCATTTACTGATTGAACGCTTGATTGCTGATGACCCCGGGGCCAGGGAGTTATTGTATGACTACTATGGTCCAGCTCTTTTCAGTTTAATTTTACAAGTGGTTCCTGATAATAAAAAGGCTGAGGACATCCTTATTACTGTGTTTGTACGTATATATAGTGAGGTATATAGTTACAAGCAGTCCGGCAACACCACGCTCTTCGGATGGATGATGCGCCTGACAAGGGAAATAGCTTTTTCGGAGGGAAGTTATGCAGATGGGGAAATAATGGGGGGAGTCGCTATTCAGGGGTATCATTCGCTACATCGATTTACCAACACCTTGCCACAGGAAAAACAAAAAATTTTTTACCTGTGCTACTTTAAAGGCTTGCCTAAAGAAGCAGTTGCCAGGATGATGGGGGTGGAAGCAGAAATGGTAGCCGGACAGATGAGGGAAATTATGGTGGCTTTCAGAAATTTTTTAAGAAATTAA
- a CDS encoding SRPBCC family protein, with translation MAKIYRLRYEQVLNTSISEAWTFFSRADNLEKITPSYMRFDITSPVTDQPIYAGEIITYTIHPVLGIPLSWMTEITHVKDGVYFVDEQRKGPYGLWHHQHHFEEVEEGVKMTDIVHYSLPLGILGRVAHALFVRRQLEGIFTYRRKKIQEFFV, from the coding sequence ATGGCAAAAATCTATCGGTTGCGGTATGAGCAGGTATTAAATACATCAATATCGGAGGCATGGACGTTTTTTTCCCGGGCAGATAACCTGGAGAAAATCACGCCCTCTTATATGCGATTTGACATTACTTCGCCTGTGACAGATCAACCTATTTACGCAGGGGAAATTATTACTTACACAATTCATCCTGTATTGGGAATACCACTGAGCTGGATGACGGAAATTACACACGTGAAGGATGGAGTGTACTTTGTGGATGAGCAGCGGAAGGGCCCTTATGGTTTATGGCATCACCAGCATCATTTTGAGGAAGTGGAAGAGGGTGTAAAGATGACTGACATTGTACACTACTCACTGCCATTAGGTATTTTGGGTAGGGTTGCACATGCTCTTTTTGTACGGCGTCAGCTGGAAGGTATTTTTACCTACAGGCGAAAGAAGATCCAGGAGTTCTTTGTGTAA
- a CDS encoding lipocalin family protein, with protein sequence MKHLTLAALCLLASLFTISCKTQSGAPTNTNVSASKGNIKGNWVITDISFEGIPQHSKVTVFDQASYSCFKGSQWIFPNNETNGSFTLTNTDDGCNTASQPIVWSIYKAGGVEMLQFKKIGGGVKAKNVAEGYRLEISSLDKTTMVWRAAVNYEDKTGYIIYTLQRS encoded by the coding sequence ATGAAGCATCTAACATTAGCAGCATTGTGCTTGCTGGCATCTCTCTTCACCATATCCTGCAAAACCCAGTCAGGGGCACCCACTAATACCAATGTGAGCGCAAGCAAGGGTAATATAAAGGGAAACTGGGTTATTACTGATATCAGCTTTGAAGGGATTCCTCAGCATTCAAAAGTTACTGTTTTTGATCAGGCTTCTTATAGTTGCTTTAAAGGTAGCCAGTGGATATTCCCCAATAATGAGACAAACGGTTCTTTTACACTGACCAATACCGATGATGGTTGTAACACAGCTTCACAGCCTATTGTATGGTCTATCTACAAAGCAGGTGGTGTAGAAATGTTACAGTTCAAAAAGATTGGCGGTGGTGTAAAAGCGAAGAATGTAGCAGAAGGGTACCGTCTCGAGATCAGCTCCCTGGATAAAACTACCATGGTATGGAGAGCTGCGGTGAATTACGAGGACAAAACAGGATATATCATTTACACGCTACAGCGTAGCTAA
- a CDS encoding LysR substrate-binding domain-containing protein codes for MLDFRLKVFYTVARRLSFTKAAEELFISQPAVTKHIHELEQQLGMALFERIGNRIKITRAGQVMLKHADDIFTSYRNLEYEINQLKHEQGGLLALGASTTIAQYFIPPLLAQFNQRYPEITASLISGNTEQIEQALFDKNIQLGLIEGRSKNPVLKYVEIAKDEIALIGNVNYNYGDNTTLNAADLKNIPLLMREHGSGTLEVITDELKRLKLKLTDLQIAMYMGSTESIKSYLHHAPCAAFLSLKAVQRELEAGEFKILPVKNFKLVRKFHFIYLQGQQDKLAQLFMRFARQHAEPQQL; via the coding sequence ATGTTGGACTTCAGGTTAAAAGTGTTTTATACAGTTGCCCGGCGCCTCAGCTTTACCAAAGCAGCCGAAGAGTTATTTATTTCCCAGCCCGCCGTGACCAAACACATTCACGAACTGGAACAACAGCTGGGCATGGCCCTCTTTGAAAGAATAGGCAACCGTATCAAGATTACCCGAGCAGGACAGGTGATGCTCAAACACGCAGACGATATCTTTACCAGCTACCGCAATCTCGAATACGAGATCAACCAGCTCAAACATGAACAGGGCGGCCTGCTGGCTTTAGGTGCAAGTACCACTATCGCACAATACTTCATTCCACCCTTACTGGCACAGTTTAACCAACGCTATCCTGAAATCACAGCTTCCCTGATCAGTGGCAATACCGAACAGATAGAACAGGCCCTCTTTGACAAAAATATCCAACTGGGTCTCATTGAAGGCCGTTCAAAAAATCCGGTTCTCAAGTATGTGGAAATTGCCAAAGACGAAATAGCCCTGATTGGAAATGTCAACTACAACTACGGTGACAATACTACATTGAATGCAGCCGATCTTAAAAATATTCCCCTGCTCATGCGTGAACACGGCTCAGGTACACTGGAAGTAATTACGGATGAACTGAAAAGATTAAAACTAAAGCTGACCGACCTGCAGATAGCTATGTACATGGGTAGTACAGAGAGTATCAAATCTTACCTGCACCATGCGCCATGCGCTGCATTCCTCTCCCTCAAAGCAGTACAGCGGGAACTGGAAGCAGGAGAATTCAAGATTCTGCCAGTCAAAAACTTTAAACTGGTGAGAAAGTTCCATTTTATATACCTGCAGGGACAACAGGATAAATTAGCGCAACTGTTTATGCGCTTTGCCAGACAACATGCCGAACCACAACAACTATAA